Proteins encoded together in one Thermomonospora curvata DSM 43183 window:
- a CDS encoding cutinase family protein — MRSRTSTLARLVATVTALTGAATGGLVALGAAPASAACSPVEVVAARGTFEPGRLGVIVGDPVFKALQGRFPKKKLSAHPVDYPADASPTSPRKGVQALVKHVTKQARACPKQKFVLVGYSQGAMVVTGALGGAVGGGTKLPKNTHAKIAAILLFGNPNRMAGKSGVAKKFAGRTLDICKKGDPVCGGGTNMAAHLAYRSDADRAARFAAEKIRKR, encoded by the coding sequence ATGCGTTCCCGTACGTCCACCCTCGCCCGTCTCGTCGCCACGGTGACCGCGCTCACGGGTGCGGCGACCGGCGGACTGGTCGCCCTGGGTGCCGCCCCCGCGTCCGCGGCGTGCTCACCGGTGGAGGTGGTGGCCGCCAGGGGCACCTTCGAGCCCGGGCGGCTGGGAGTGATCGTCGGCGACCCGGTCTTCAAGGCCCTGCAGGGCAGGTTCCCCAAGAAGAAGCTGAGCGCCCACCCGGTCGACTACCCGGCCGACGCCAGCCCCACCTCGCCCCGCAAAGGCGTGCAGGCCCTGGTCAAGCACGTCACCAAGCAGGCCCGGGCCTGCCCGAAGCAGAAGTTCGTCCTGGTCGGCTACTCCCAGGGCGCCATGGTCGTCACCGGCGCCCTCGGCGGAGCCGTCGGCGGCGGCACCAAGCTGCCCAAGAACACCCACGCCAAGATCGCGGCCATCCTGCTGTTCGGCAACCCGAACCGGATGGCGGGCAAGAGCGGCGTCGCCAAGAAGTTCGCCGGCCGCACCCTCGACATCTGCAAGAAGGGCGACCCGGTCTGCGGCGGCGGCACCAACATGGCGGCCCACCTGGCCTACCGCTCCGACGCCGACCGGGCGGCCCGGTTCGCCGCCGAGAAGATCCGCAAACGCTGA